One genomic segment of Paraburkholderia caffeinilytica includes these proteins:
- a CDS encoding plasmid stabilization protein translates to MRVRERLCVELGAIRPRWDAWCTRRGVTAGDGVRQLIAAAVNAGLGDQPVAIESALVQAIVGESRSRIEIRLTVAERNAVELRAATWGLNSNRWIVALVRAQLSREPQLGEQEMNLLSASNLQLAAISRTLGQLMRGGGAELTFQDRADFGGIREQIDAHLRAVAGVIRANLDRWSR, encoded by the coding sequence GTGAGAGTCCGTGAGCGCCTGTGTGTCGAGCTGGGCGCGATCAGGCCGCGCTGGGATGCCTGGTGCACGCGCCGTGGCGTGACGGCTGGCGACGGCGTGCGACAGTTGATTGCTGCCGCGGTCAACGCAGGGCTTGGCGATCAACCTGTCGCGATCGAATCTGCACTCGTCCAGGCGATAGTCGGAGAATCGCGCAGTAGGATCGAAATCCGGTTGACCGTCGCAGAGCGGAATGCCGTGGAGTTGCGCGCCGCAACGTGGGGCCTGAACAGCAATCGGTGGATCGTGGCGCTGGTCCGTGCGCAGTTGTCGCGGGAGCCGCAATTGGGCGAACAGGAGATGAATTTGCTGTCAGCGTCGAACCTGCAACTCGCTGCCATCAGCCGGACGTTGGGCCAACTTATGCGCGGTGGTGGAGCGGAACTCACGTTCCAGGATCGAGCTGATTTTGGGGGCATCCGGGAACAGATTGACGCGCATCTGCGTGC
- a CDS encoding type IV secretory system conjugative DNA transfer family protein — MDSMPAIVVGVWRGRYLRFTGQQFVLLAAPARSGKGVGIVIPNLLSFPDSVVVLDVKQENYAITAGFRHAYGQDVYLFNPFAEDGRTHRYNPLSAISDGLFRVGEILAIGYALYPPGGHDDFWKDQARNLFLGIVLLLCEWRDARRAGKGASTPDYPVTMGEVLRQSSGNGMPVKAYLQRALVQHRSLLTGPCIDALNRFLSNDEKVLASILATFNAPLTIWAIPIVDAATSANDFDLRDVRKRRMSVYIGITPDHLSEAALLVNLVFSQLVNLNTKQLPESDPTLKFQCLVLLDEMTAIGKIHIIARAVAYMSGYNLRLLSIVQSIAQLESVYGRADARTFVTNHAMQILYAPREQKDANDYSEMLGTFTDQSRSVSRSNAIFGGRGGSSESVSEQRRPLLLPQELKELGREKEIIVLENTKPILADKICYWRDPEFVSRVMAAPSVPTMNLARFSIVVERRLRELRTDEIDSEGTGLINPAAEYLEVLQAWDPRDLPPSLDDISEDDAVAYVERHFMLLGVPEERVRKATRRLSVADLDAAELSSIEPSRPCRTSARRVPSNVVPIQGGGR, encoded by the coding sequence ATGGATTCGATGCCTGCCATTGTCGTTGGTGTTTGGCGTGGGCGTTATCTGCGCTTTACCGGTCAGCAGTTCGTCTTGCTGGCGGCGCCCGCGCGTTCGGGCAAGGGCGTTGGCATTGTGATCCCGAATCTGCTCAGTTTCCCCGATTCGGTGGTGGTGCTCGACGTCAAGCAGGAAAACTACGCCATTACCGCAGGCTTCAGGCATGCATACGGGCAGGACGTCTATCTGTTCAACCCGTTCGCGGAAGATGGTCGCACGCATCGGTACAACCCTCTTTCGGCGATCTCGGATGGATTGTTCCGAGTTGGTGAAATTCTCGCGATTGGTTACGCCCTCTATCCGCCGGGTGGACATGACGATTTCTGGAAGGATCAGGCGAGGAACCTGTTTCTTGGCATCGTGCTGCTGCTGTGCGAGTGGCGTGATGCGCGCCGCGCTGGCAAGGGAGCGTCGACTCCGGATTATCCGGTCACAATGGGAGAGGTGTTGCGGCAGTCTTCGGGTAATGGCATGCCAGTGAAAGCCTACCTTCAGCGGGCACTCGTTCAGCATCGTAGTCTGCTGACTGGGCCGTGTATCGATGCGCTGAATCGTTTTCTCTCGAACGACGAAAAGGTGCTGGCCAGCATTCTCGCGACTTTCAATGCGCCGCTGACGATCTGGGCCATTCCCATCGTCGACGCTGCGACGAGCGCCAACGACTTCGATCTGCGTGATGTGCGCAAACGCCGCATGTCGGTCTATATCGGCATCACGCCCGACCACCTGTCGGAGGCTGCGCTGCTCGTAAATCTCGTGTTTTCGCAACTCGTCAATCTCAATACGAAGCAGTTGCCCGAGTCTGATCCAACGCTGAAATTCCAGTGCTTGGTCCTGCTCGACGAAATGACGGCGATCGGGAAAATCCACATCATTGCGCGGGCGGTTGCCTACATGTCGGGCTATAACCTGCGCCTGCTGTCTATCGTCCAGTCGATCGCGCAACTCGAATCTGTCTACGGCCGGGCCGATGCACGCACCTTCGTCACCAATCACGCGATGCAGATTCTCTACGCGCCGCGTGAGCAGAAGGATGCGAACGACTATTCCGAGATGCTCGGCACGTTTACCGATCAGTCACGCAGCGTCAGCCGCTCGAACGCGATCTTCGGTGGTCGCGGTGGATCGAGCGAAAGCGTGTCCGAGCAGCGCCGGCCACTCCTGCTGCCGCAGGAACTGAAGGAACTGGGGCGCGAAAAGGAAATCATCGTGCTCGAAAACACCAAGCCGATCCTGGCCGACAAGATCTGCTACTGGCGCGATCCCGAGTTTGTCTCGCGCGTGATGGCGGCACCCTCGGTGCCAACCATGAATCTGGCGCGCTTCAGCATCGTGGTCGAACGACGGCTGCGCGAGCTGCGGACAGACGAGATCGATTCGGAAGGCACCGGGCTCATCAATCCAGCGGCCGAGTATCTGGAAGTGTTGCAGGCATGGGATCCTCGCGATCTCCCGCCGAGCCTCGATGACATCAGTGAAGACGATGCCGTGGCGTATGTGGAGCGGCATTTTATGCTGCTTGGTGTGCCCGAGGAAAGGGTCCGGAAGGCGACCCGCCGCCTGTCGGTTGCCGATCTCGATGCGGCGGAGCTTTCCTCAATTGAACCATCACGACCCTGCCGGACGTCTGCGCGGCGGGTACCCTCAAATGTTGTGCCGATCCAGGGAGGCGGGCGATGA
- a CDS encoding LPD7 domain-containing protein, with amino-acid sequence MSQTSSAQYSDPVINVIEEDVPGVSNAAAPSSGNGRDEALNSAAMEALSARRRREFDAARTRLRDQATRVDAGALRQPGVRAVADVPLRHTGTGRVPIEQPPERVRKRYLRAGNQYFLKEAPYQLAFEDLGPYLVTEHNRPDVVESMVDMAHAKSWQRIRVSGHEVFRSEVWLQATLLGIEVSGYEPKAADLARLADARQARLNNRIEAGLKVEPTAVAGSRGSADERYAESPSSQARARAASDDAPAGPARKESPALPPVPVSRNTTNDEPDAPRRYTGELREHGGAPYQHNPARSDSYYVVFRDEAGADHVVWGVDLERAVLESQAAIGQQVTLENLGKRLVTVKVPILDGDGVVVGEEEKDVHRNTWQVDVVQRGRVASQATSRAETLSGDGAQPHAGQHVQPAAESVSQRHRGAQRGNDGGVLHLAVLTAAMREQGFSERSISRVQQHAARMLDAFGKEDIPVPAPKVFDAKAPSGRDRRMRAVAECTSAREVERVPADPSVPAR; translated from the coding sequence ATGTCACAGACATCTTCGGCGCAGTATTCTGATCCGGTTATCAATGTGATCGAGGAGGATGTGCCGGGCGTGAGTAACGCAGCAGCTCCGTCAAGCGGTAATGGCCGTGATGAGGCATTGAATTCGGCCGCAATGGAAGCGTTGTCGGCACGGCGTCGACGAGAGTTCGATGCGGCGCGGACGAGGCTGCGTGATCAGGCGACTCGCGTCGACGCCGGGGCATTGCGGCAACCCGGAGTAAGAGCGGTCGCTGATGTGCCGCTGCGGCATACCGGTACGGGCCGGGTGCCGATCGAACAACCACCGGAGCGTGTCCGCAAACGGTATCTGCGCGCGGGCAACCAGTACTTCCTGAAGGAGGCACCGTATCAGCTCGCTTTCGAGGATCTGGGGCCATACCTTGTTACCGAGCACAACCGGCCGGACGTGGTGGAGTCGATGGTCGATATGGCGCATGCCAAATCGTGGCAACGCATCCGCGTTTCGGGACACGAGGTGTTCCGTAGCGAGGTGTGGCTGCAGGCCACACTGCTCGGGATCGAGGTGAGCGGCTACGAGCCAAAGGCGGCGGATCTGGCTCGCCTCGCCGACGCCCGGCAGGCGCGGCTGAACAATCGCATTGAAGCTGGTCTGAAGGTAGAGCCAACAGCTGTCGCTGGCTCGAGAGGGAGCGCAGATGAACGTTATGCAGAGTCGCCATCGTCGCAGGCGCGTGCGCGCGCCGCTTCGGATGACGCTCCTGCTGGGCCTGCGCGTAAGGAGAGCCCAGCTCTGCCGCCTGTTCCGGTAAGCCGGAATACTACGAATGACGAGCCGGACGCGCCACGGCGGTACACCGGGGAACTGCGCGAACATGGAGGCGCGCCGTATCAGCACAACCCGGCGCGCAGCGACTCTTACTACGTGGTGTTCCGCGACGAGGCGGGCGCCGATCATGTGGTGTGGGGCGTGGATCTCGAGCGCGCTGTTCTTGAATCGCAGGCCGCGATCGGACAGCAGGTGACGCTAGAAAACCTCGGCAAGCGCCTCGTGACGGTCAAGGTGCCGATTCTGGACGGTGACGGTGTCGTGGTGGGCGAGGAAGAGAAAGACGTGCACCGGAACACGTGGCAGGTGGATGTCGTGCAGCGTGGACGAGTGGCTTCTCAGGCTACCTCGCGAGCCGAAACGCTGTCGGGCGATGGGGCTCAACCGCATGCAGGCCAGCATGTTCAGCCCGCCGCAGAGTCTGTGTCGCAGCGTCATCGTGGCGCGCAGCGGGGAAATGATGGGGGCGTGCTACACCTAGCTGTCCTGACCGCTGCGATGCGGGAACAAGGTTTTAGCGAGCGGTCCATTTCCCGTGTGCAGCAGCATGCCGCACGCATGCTGGATGCTTTCGGGAAGGAGGATATCCCGGTGCCGGCGCCAAAAGTCTTTGATGCAAAAGCGCCTTCGGGCCGTGATCGTCGGATGCGCGCGGTTGCTGAGTGTACATCTGCTCGCGAAGTCGAGCGGGTGCCGGCCGACCCGTCAGTTCCGGCACGTTAG
- a CDS encoding PriCT-2 domain-containing protein, with product MNAPHVDEAARARAALAVIPADDYGTWVDMAFALKQGFGDEGFEIWDEWSRTAGNYNERAAHTTWRSADASGGKTLASLFWLARQHGFDLKRSHYPDRMATAPVLSTEVLERRTREEERRRARHVAVAREADALWQWSRPVGPQHPYLTRKRLDPVETLRELDAHELRALLGYAPMSEEEPLVGRVLIVPVWIDAISTLELIDEHGRKSSLAGGVKKGGYWTTGSVPTPDEASAPILIGEGMATALSTYRATGWFAAAALSSGNLGQVAASLRERFPDSDLIVLGELGRGDADARRAAEDAMAHLAWPVFAKDTCINGKVPNDFSDMAILSGFDAVGDHLREVALQSLGRANRLRDTGVVSDVQVSEMDERIKEGEMGRSKENPVDDTEGSHRHQSSERSVPKQAVPESTEPPASDGPTVPIVPTAAESLGMDSSAKTPPPAASPRFAPTRAPVGEPLFGLGDVPNEMKALAGQRFGIPLRMGTPRENGGPYRGEVFNTEHYLIQEVATRSVVFHRKDQMAFISERLKWMDGNARLNGSEVQVGYDGDRPKVYPWDRARDLLERTVGSLKKSARELNFSPNLETMLDQLQARSWARIREARAAALEKSKEHTSSLEPAADPDR from the coding sequence ATGAACGCACCACATGTAGATGAGGCTGCGCGCGCACGCGCGGCGCTGGCGGTGATTCCTGCGGACGATTACGGCACATGGGTGGACATGGCGTTCGCGCTCAAGCAGGGATTCGGCGACGAGGGCTTCGAGATCTGGGATGAGTGGAGCCGCACCGCGGGTAACTATAACGAACGCGCGGCCCACACCACGTGGCGCTCAGCCGATGCGTCGGGCGGCAAGACCCTTGCTTCGTTGTTCTGGCTCGCGCGCCAGCACGGTTTCGATCTGAAGCGCTCGCACTACCCGGACCGGATGGCAACTGCGCCTGTGCTTTCCACTGAAGTGCTCGAGCGGCGCACGCGCGAAGAAGAACGCAGGCGCGCCCGTCATGTCGCGGTGGCCCGCGAGGCGGACGCACTCTGGCAGTGGTCGCGTCCAGTGGGGCCGCAGCATCCTTACTTGACGCGCAAGCGTCTCGATCCGGTCGAGACCTTACGTGAGCTGGATGCGCACGAGTTGCGCGCGCTCCTTGGATACGCACCAATGAGCGAGGAAGAGCCGCTGGTGGGGCGCGTCCTGATTGTGCCGGTCTGGATCGATGCGATCTCCACGCTGGAACTGATCGACGAGCACGGCCGGAAATCATCGCTGGCGGGGGGCGTGAAGAAGGGTGGGTACTGGACCACTGGATCGGTGCCGACACCGGACGAGGCATCTGCGCCGATCCTGATCGGTGAGGGCATGGCGACGGCTCTGTCCACATACCGTGCGACGGGCTGGTTTGCAGCAGCGGCACTTTCGAGTGGGAATCTGGGCCAGGTGGCCGCCTCCTTGCGCGAGCGGTTTCCCGATAGCGATCTGATAGTGCTTGGCGAACTGGGGCGGGGTGACGCGGATGCGCGGCGGGCGGCAGAAGACGCAATGGCGCATCTGGCCTGGCCAGTATTTGCCAAAGACACGTGTATCAACGGGAAGGTGCCGAACGATTTCAGCGACATGGCGATACTGTCGGGTTTCGATGCCGTGGGCGACCATCTGCGTGAAGTGGCCTTGCAGTCCCTTGGGAGAGCGAACAGATTGCGGGATACGGGTGTCGTGTCCGACGTGCAGGTGAGTGAGATGGATGAACGGATTAAGGAGGGAGAAATGGGGCGCTCTAAAGAGAACCCGGTGGACGACACCGAAGGCAGTCATCGTCATCAGTCATCGGAGCGCAGCGTGCCGAAACAGGCGGTGCCCGAATCTACTGAACCGCCTGCGTCCGATGGGCCGACTGTGCCGATCGTCCCCACGGCCGCTGAATCTCTGGGCATGGACTCTTCTGCGAAGACTCCGCCCCCTGCCGCTTCGCCACGGTTTGCGCCGACGCGTGCGCCGGTCGGCGAGCCATTGTTTGGATTGGGTGACGTTCCCAATGAGATGAAGGCACTGGCCGGGCAACGGTTCGGCATACCGCTCAGGATGGGAACGCCGCGCGAGAACGGCGGGCCGTACCGTGGTGAAGTGTTCAACACCGAGCACTACCTGATCCAGGAGGTCGCGACGCGCAGCGTCGTGTTCCACCGGAAGGACCAGATGGCGTTCATCTCCGAGCGTCTGAAATGGATGGACGGGAACGCACGGTTGAACGGCTCCGAGGTGCAGGTCGGGTATGACGGCGATCGACCGAAGGTCTATCCGTGGGATCGTGCGCGCGATCTGCTGGAACGGACGGTCGGTTCGCTGAAGAAGTCTGCACGTGAACTGAATTTCAGTCCGAATCTCGAGACGATGCTCGATCAGCTGCAGGCGAGATCGTGGGCACGGATTAGAGAGGCACGCGCCGCTGCACTGGAGAAGTCGAAGGAACACACATCGTCGCTTGAACCGGCTGCAGACCCTGATCGGTAG
- the virB10 gene encoding type IV secretion system protein VirB10: MNDDAPRNTIEPDGPSDRAQSGRERGDADSPGMFVDRGMPALGQYRSARPRAWWLTPIVFVLMVGAGAVWTVHGFLARHDADAKAHRDAVADTSTQGRVFKDGPASAVGVVASAPLAASAIAVHPLKVAGPGAAPEPVGGMHIEARRSYYDAPLLAAGGAGNQDAAAAEVSGVASSVMATVSGGIGLSGQRLAQAGGALAQALSPTATPRVRAGTLGNRSLMLAQGAKINCVGDTAFDSTEAGMSTCTVTKSVYSDDGRVVLIERGSQINSEYRSNLSPGQKRVFVLSARIKTPNGVTVEIDSPAADALGRMGIDGYINNHWGQRIGAALMLGITQDAIGYLATRGGNSNGSVVYANTQQQGNDMATRVLDSTINIPPTLTKNQGAEFTIVIARDLDFGSVYALQPEFAP, from the coding sequence ATGAATGACGATGCGCCTCGCAATACGATTGAGCCCGATGGTCCGTCAGATCGTGCGCAGTCCGGGCGGGAAAGGGGCGATGCCGATTCGCCAGGGATGTTCGTGGATCGCGGTATGCCGGCGCTGGGCCAATACCGTAGCGCTCGCCCGCGTGCCTGGTGGCTGACGCCGATTGTGTTCGTTCTCATGGTCGGGGCCGGTGCGGTGTGGACCGTGCATGGCTTCCTTGCGCGTCATGACGCAGATGCGAAGGCGCACCGTGATGCCGTGGCCGATACCTCGACCCAGGGGCGTGTGTTCAAGGATGGTCCCGCCTCAGCGGTGGGTGTCGTCGCCTCCGCACCACTTGCCGCAAGCGCCATTGCCGTGCATCCCTTAAAGGTTGCGGGTCCGGGCGCAGCACCGGAGCCGGTCGGCGGCATGCACATTGAGGCACGCCGCAGCTATTACGATGCGCCGTTGCTCGCAGCGGGAGGCGCGGGCAATCAGGATGCGGCGGCGGCCGAGGTTTCGGGTGTTGCGTCGTCGGTCATGGCCACTGTGTCCGGTGGAATCGGGCTGTCTGGACAGAGACTGGCTCAGGCAGGCGGCGCATTGGCGCAGGCGCTGTCGCCGACCGCCACACCACGCGTGCGCGCTGGGACGTTGGGGAATCGCAGTCTCATGCTCGCGCAGGGCGCCAAGATCAATTGTGTGGGCGATACGGCGTTCGATTCCACCGAGGCGGGTATGTCAACCTGCACGGTGACGAAGAGCGTGTATTCCGACGATGGCCGGGTCGTGCTGATCGAACGAGGCTCGCAGATCAACAGCGAGTACCGCTCGAACCTTTCGCCAGGCCAGAAGCGTGTCTTCGTATTGTCTGCACGGATCAAGACGCCGAACGGCGTGACGGTCGAGATAGATTCGCCGGCTGCCGATGCGTTGGGGCGCATGGGTATCGATGGCTATATCAATAACCACTGGGGGCAACGCATCGGTGCGGCGCTGATGCTTGGCATCACTCAGGATGCGATCGGCTATCTAGCCACGCGCGGCGGGAACAGCAACGGGTCGGTCGTCTACGCGAACACGCAGCAGCAGGGCAATGACATGGCCACGCGCGTGCTCGACAGCACGATCAACATCCCGCCGACTCTGACCAAGAATCAGGGCGCGGAGTTCACGATTGTGATCGCGCGCGATCTGGATTTCGGGTCGGTCTATGCGCTGCAGCCAGAGTTCGCACCATGA
- a CDS encoding virB8 family protein, which produces MSAPHDYGRVLDIEASLTHLQERSERRAWHVAYAALGVAVLSAAALALMVPFYRVVPLPIEVDRLTGESQVIDVLDARHVHTKDIQDKHWVEAYVRSRERYDWGLLQMDYDSVLVTSDDVVARDYRSIYGGPDSLDRQLGPGTERRIRILSTTLPPDEPGHAVVHIERTSFRNGVANAEPTQRFVITLAYTYRPPVFTRDSVAIANPFGFKVTAYSRDPEYTPPAAPLAPASTAGGTP; this is translated from the coding sequence TTGAGCGCGCCGCACGACTATGGGCGCGTGCTCGATATCGAGGCATCGCTGACCCACCTGCAGGAGCGATCCGAGCGGCGCGCGTGGCATGTCGCCTATGCGGCGCTTGGGGTCGCCGTACTGAGTGCAGCGGCGCTTGCGCTGATGGTGCCGTTCTATCGGGTCGTGCCGCTGCCGATTGAGGTCGATCGCCTGACGGGTGAATCCCAGGTGATCGACGTGCTCGATGCTCGCCACGTACACACGAAGGACATCCAGGATAAGCACTGGGTCGAGGCATATGTGCGTTCGCGCGAGCGGTATGACTGGGGGTTGCTGCAGATGGACTACGACAGCGTGCTCGTCACGAGCGATGACGTGGTTGCGCGCGACTATCGCAGCATCTATGGCGGTCCGGATTCACTGGACCGGCAACTGGGGCCGGGCACCGAGCGGCGCATCCGCATTCTCTCGACCACGCTGCCGCCCGACGAACCTGGACACGCCGTCGTGCATATCGAGCGCACGTCCTTCAGGAACGGAGTGGCGAACGCGGAACCGACGCAACGCTTCGTGATCACGCTCGCCTACACCTACCGGCCACCGGTTTTCACGCGCGACAGCGTCGCGATCGCCAATCCGTTCGGTTTCAAGGTGACAGCCTACAGCCGTGATCCCGAATATACGCCGCCGGCTGCCCCTCTAGCTCCGGCCTCGACGGCGGGAGGCACCCCATGA
- a CDS encoding TrbG/VirB9 family P-type conjugative transfer protein, which translates to MKTLAPGVVLVGLLLTYTASAADLPGWFGDSRVRQVVYQPDDVVRIQAQRGFATHIALDPHERIEVVAPGDRDGWQVVANKGDHDVYLKPQLAAHDSNLEIRTDRRSYSFDLVVLPLKAKFGNHDVMYRVTFTYPDEVKALARANTDAALVEQRLAQPPVVRNAHYSMEVMPHSDDIAPTAAWDDGRFTYLRIPNNRRMPAVFRVADDDTESVVDKHVQGDTIVVREVAKRFVLRLADEVVGIWNDAFDMDGVPPQGGTTASGVKRVLRSQGDE; encoded by the coding sequence ATGAAAACGCTCGCTCCTGGTGTCGTGCTGGTGGGCCTGCTGCTCACCTACACCGCGAGCGCTGCCGATTTGCCGGGTTGGTTCGGCGACTCGCGCGTGCGGCAGGTGGTGTACCAGCCGGACGATGTCGTGCGTATTCAGGCGCAGCGAGGTTTTGCCACGCATATCGCGCTCGACCCTCACGAACGGATCGAGGTGGTCGCACCTGGTGATCGAGATGGCTGGCAGGTTGTGGCGAACAAAGGCGATCACGACGTGTACCTGAAACCGCAACTCGCTGCGCACGATTCGAATCTGGAGATCCGTACCGACCGTCGCAGCTACAGCTTCGATCTGGTGGTATTGCCGCTCAAGGCGAAGTTCGGCAACCACGACGTGATGTACCGGGTGACCTTCACCTATCCGGATGAAGTGAAGGCGCTGGCACGCGCGAACACGGATGCTGCGCTGGTTGAGCAACGTCTCGCGCAGCCGCCCGTGGTGCGTAACGCCCACTACTCGATGGAGGTGATGCCGCACTCCGACGACATTGCGCCGACGGCGGCGTGGGATGACGGACGGTTCACCTACCTCCGTATCCCGAACAACCGGCGGATGCCGGCGGTTTTCCGGGTGGCCGATGATGACACGGAGAGCGTTGTGGACAAACACGTGCAGGGCGACACGATCGTCGTGCGCGAGGTTGCGAAGCGCTTCGTGCTGCGGCTCGCGGACGAAGTTGTCGGAATCTGGAACGACGCTTTCGACATGGATGGCGTCCCACCCCAAGGCGGGACGACTGCCAGCGGTGTGAAGCGTGTCTTGCGGAGTCAGGGCGATGAATGA
- the virB11 gene encoding P-type DNA transfer ATPase VirB11, producing MNACTGRPDQADDAVLACLPDDASVRELMRPFAPLLDDADVTELVINRPQRVLIETHRGWHGHDYRELDFERLMSFAVAVATLTNQEVSALHPVLSALLPGDARIQIVVPPVVPPRTVSITIRRPSADEKTIDTYRDEGLFDETVWHRPNGLDAALPALRPRDSRLVQCLEARDWGAFFELAVTGRLNIAIVGNTGSGKTSFIKTLTRFIPRTERIVTIEDVRELFIRHIENCVHLLYSKGGQGQARVTPADLIASTMRMRPDRVLLAELRGAEAYDFLKLLTTGHTGSITSYHASNATVAIERFALMAKEHPEAAAYDDAALKRLLFLTIDIVAHMEAQPIFSGAGEQTGKRWGMTEIWFDPVRRVRTAFA from the coding sequence ATGAATGCCTGTACGGGCAGACCGGATCAGGCAGATGACGCCGTGCTGGCGTGCCTGCCCGACGACGCGTCGGTCCGGGAGCTGATGCGGCCGTTCGCGCCGCTGCTCGACGACGCGGATGTGACCGAACTCGTCATCAACCGGCCGCAGCGCGTGCTGATCGAGACACATCGCGGCTGGCATGGACACGATTACCGCGAGCTCGATTTCGAGCGCCTGATGTCGTTTGCGGTGGCGGTGGCCACGCTCACGAACCAGGAGGTTTCAGCCCTGCATCCCGTGCTCTCGGCACTGCTGCCGGGAGACGCACGGATCCAGATCGTAGTGCCGCCGGTTGTGCCGCCGCGCACGGTCTCGATCACAATCCGTCGGCCGTCTGCGGACGAAAAGACCATCGACACGTACCGTGACGAGGGACTGTTCGACGAGACGGTATGGCATCGCCCGAATGGGCTCGACGCAGCGTTGCCCGCGCTACGGCCTAGGGATAGCAGACTCGTGCAGTGCCTGGAGGCACGGGATTGGGGCGCATTCTTTGAACTGGCCGTCACCGGGCGGCTGAACATAGCGATCGTCGGTAACACGGGTTCTGGCAAGACCAGTTTCATAAAAACCCTTACCCGGTTTATCCCGCGGACCGAACGGATCGTGACGATCGAGGATGTCCGCGAGCTTTTTATCCGGCACATCGAAAACTGTGTGCACCTGCTGTACAGCAAGGGCGGTCAAGGTCAGGCGCGCGTCACGCCTGCCGATCTGATCGCGAGCACGATGCGCATGCGCCCGGATCGCGTGCTGCTGGCCGAGCTGCGCGGCGCTGAAGCCTACGACTTCCTCAAGCTTCTGACGACAGGGCACACCGGTTCGATTACGAGCTATCACGCCTCGAATGCGACGGTCGCGATTGAACGCTTTGCACTGATGGCGAAGGAACACCCCGAGGCTGCGGCCTATGACGATGCCGCGCTGAAGCGTTTGCTTTTTCTCACCATCGATATCGTCGCGCACATGGAAGCGCAGCCGATTTTCAGCGGGGCAGGTGAGCAGACCGGCAAGCGTTGGGGCATGACCGAAATCTGGTTCGATCCGGTTCGTAGAGTCCGCACGGCGTTTGCGTAG